In a genomic window of Methanosarcina horonobensis HB-1 = JCM 15518:
- a CDS encoding B12-binding domain-containing radical SAM protein, translating to MKVYLLNPPYYPHFGRGARWQDTGRGGTLYYPIWLSYATALLEEDNEVRLVDAPAWGWDKEDVIKDIGIFKPNLLVIDSSFPSLNNDINVAESIKRSYNEIKIVLVGPPASQFSEKILESNGIDIVARWEYDFTLKEVAEKFENGDDWLKDIKGISFKKDGKVIHSSDRAFSTSEDLDKIPFVSKVYKKHLHINDYFLGQSLYPEVQIFTGRGCPNRCTFCSWPQTLMGRKYRYRSVSNLLDEVEWIGKNLSVKEIFFEDDTFTLSKNRVLEFCKGYRDRKLKIVWACNARVDSLDLETMKAMKKANCRLLIAGYESGSDVILKNVKKGITVDQIKEFSKNAKKARLLVHGDIIFGLPGETKETINKTKQLIRTVKPDILQVAVASPFPGTEFYEYCKNNSCLLTNDPNKYLDEKGHQKAIISYPALSNEDMVSEVNTLLKNYYLSLQYVPLAFNQIFRKNGFQELKRLLFSAKMFLGYVNEK from the coding sequence ATGAAAGTTTATTTGTTAAATCCCCCTTATTATCCACATTTCGGAAGAGGTGCCAGATGGCAGGATACCGGCAGAGGAGGTACCCTTTACTATCCGATATGGTTATCTTATGCGACGGCTCTTCTTGAAGAAGATAACGAAGTTAGATTGGTTGATGCTCCTGCATGGGGCTGGGACAAAGAGGATGTTATAAAGGATATTGGTATATTCAAACCAAATTTACTGGTTATTGACAGCAGTTTTCCCAGTTTAAATAATGATATAAACGTTGCAGAATCAATAAAAAGAAGCTACAATGAGATAAAAATTGTACTTGTAGGACCACCAGCTTCTCAATTTTCAGAAAAAATTCTTGAGAGTAATGGAATTGATATTGTAGCGAGATGGGAATATGATTTTACACTAAAAGAAGTTGCCGAGAAGTTTGAAAATGGAGATGACTGGTTAAAAGACATTAAAGGTATCTCTTTCAAGAAAGATGGAAAAGTTATTCATAGTTCCGATAGAGCTTTTTCAACCTCTGAAGATCTCGACAAAATACCTTTTGTTTCTAAAGTATATAAGAAGCATCTACATATTAATGATTATTTCTTAGGTCAATCTCTGTATCCAGAAGTTCAGATTTTTACAGGAAGGGGATGTCCAAATAGATGTACTTTCTGTTCATGGCCTCAAACATTAATGGGTAGAAAATACAGATATCGGTCTGTTTCAAATTTACTAGATGAAGTTGAATGGATTGGGAAGAATCTTAGTGTAAAAGAGATATTTTTTGAAGATGATACCTTTACATTAAGTAAAAATAGAGTTCTTGAATTCTGTAAAGGTTATAGAGATAGAAAACTAAAGATAGTATGGGCCTGCAATGCAAGGGTAGATTCTTTAGATTTAGAAACAATGAAAGCAATGAAAAAAGCAAATTGCAGATTGCTAATTGCAGGTTATGAGTCAGGAAGCGATGTGATTTTGAAAAACGTTAAAAAAGGGATTACAGTTGACCAAATAAAAGAATTTTCTAAAAATGCTAAAAAAGCTCGTTTACTTGTTCATGGAGACATAATATTTGGTCTACCGGGTGAAACTAAAGAAACGATTAATAAGACTAAACAACTTATTCGGACTGTAAAGCCGGATATTCTTCAGGTTGCTGTAGCCTCTCCCTTTCCAGGAACGGAATTCTATGAATATTGTAAAAATAATAGCTGTCTCTTGACAAATGATCCAAACAAATACTTGGATGAAAAAGGTCATCAAAAAGCAATAATCTCATATCCTGCATTGAGTAATGAAGACATGGTCAGTGAAGTAAACACTTTACTGAAGAACTATTATCTTTCCTTACAATATGTGCCTCTTGCATTTAATCAAATATTTCGAAAAAACGGCTTTCAAGAATTGAAAAGATTGTTGTTCTCAGCTAAAATGTTTCTAGGATATGTCAACGAAAAATAA
- a CDS encoding glycosyltransferase family 4 protein, giving the protein MLNSDLTANNSIKNSISELIQEMSHKSQEVKKIAICISIFSRYEGASRSAENQAKELSERGYSVTIFTFFSNISSDDFKINIIKPVIPINDNFLNLIYRGLFPFNVIDLVRFIPKFKDFDFIIIHHNTFSILSYFAQKIYGTKVIFYNHHIADGFESNKEFFFKNIYLKCVTPIHWNIIRQFDQVVSVSLYSKNCLFQKTCLESVVIYNRIDYNRFSNNLDKNIVRERYRIFDSPLILFVGRVLPHKGVHILIDAFKIVKNEIPNAQLIIVGKHYENDYSNKLKTKKDSSIFFVENVSDEDLPFYYAACDVYATCSLLEGFNMPLVEAQACGKPVVAFNIGPHKEVVKNGFLVKENDTKEFGNTLIKVINNIRGNKSVQ; this is encoded by the coding sequence ATGTTAAATTCCGACTTAACAGCTAATAATTCAATAAAAAATAGCATTTCAGAACTTATCCAAGAAATGTCTCATAAATCCCAAGAAGTTAAAAAAATTGCTATCTGCATATCCATATTTTCAAGGTATGAAGGCGCTAGTAGATCAGCAGAAAATCAAGCAAAAGAACTGTCTGAACGTGGATATTCTGTAACTATTTTTACATTCTTCTCTAATATCTCTTCTGATGATTTTAAGATTAATATTATTAAACCAGTTATTCCTATAAACGATAATTTTCTGAATCTAATATATCGAGGACTTTTTCCTTTTAATGTAATAGATTTAGTTCGATTTATTCCAAAATTTAAAGATTTTGACTTTATCATAATTCATCATAACACTTTCTCAATTTTAAGCTATTTTGCCCAAAAAATATATGGTACTAAAGTAATATTTTACAACCATCACATCGCAGACGGATTTGAGTCTAACAAGGAATTTTTTTTTAAGAATATCTACCTAAAATGTGTTACTCCTATTCACTGGAATATTATTAGACAATTTGATCAAGTCGTTTCTGTAAGTTTATATAGCAAAAATTGTCTATTTCAGAAAACATGCTTGGAAAGTGTTGTAATTTATAATAGAATAGACTACAATCGTTTTAGTAATAATTTGGACAAGAATATTGTAAGAGAGCGATATCGAATATTTGATAGTCCATTAATTTTATTTGTTGGAAGAGTTCTTCCACATAAAGGAGTTCACATATTAATTGATGCTTTTAAAATAGTAAAAAACGAAATCCCTAACGCGCAGTTAATTATTGTAGGAAAACACTATGAAAATGATTATTCTAATAAGTTGAAGACAAAAAAGGATAGCTCTATCTTTTTTGTAGAAAATGTTTCAGACGAAGATTTGCCGTTTTATTATGCAGCATGCGATGTTTATGCAACTTGTTCTTTGTTAGAGGGATTCAATATGCCTCTAGTTGAAGCACAAGCTTGCGGAAAACCAGTTGTAGCTTTTAACATTGGACCACACAAAGAAGTTGTAAAAAATGGTTTTTTAGTTAAAGAAAATGATACTAAAGAGTTCGGAAATACGCTAATAAAAGTTATCAATAATATTAGAGGGAACAAGAGTGTACAGTAA
- a CDS encoding nucleotide sugar dehydrogenase: MSTQIKSHFIETEVLQDERDSLIDFTPQIKDYSVSPEGEKFPLPVPEEYEKEFKRIEKLVNQARIEGKEIVVVMGVGFVGAVMAAIIADTKNENGNYSKFVIGCQRPSIRSYWKIPLLNRGQSPVKSEDKEVDEIIKRCVLETKTLVATYTNDCLKLADVVVVDIQCDYIKCELGNVRSGEADMAALESSMKTIGENIRPDCLVLIETTVAPGTTEFVALPLLKKAFYKRGIDSTPLLAHSYERVMPGKDYVASVRDFWRVCAGCNNEAKEKVEKFLKEVINTGDHPLTVMDRPIESETAKIIENSYRATILAFLNEWSLFSERNGVDVIKVINAIKMRPTHSNIIFPGPGIGGYCLPKDGGLGYWAYKHILGFEDGDDVFKITPTSIDVNDTRALHVAELTRDALRNMDRYIAGAEVLICGASYRQDVGDTRYSGSEIVVRKLTEMGAEMRVHDPYVDHWYEMESQDTYPASGQSWKRFFRNQDGLTELKMKNEFPAAVKGIEALIFAVPHDQYFTLEPEAIVEMAGGPIAVIDCFGILPDEKIRRYFELGCEVKALGRGHIQRIKKEVRESKLQKQTSKISTVSQVYKR; encoded by the coding sequence ATGTCTACTCAAATTAAAAGCCATTTTATTGAAACTGAAGTCCTCCAAGATGAGAGGGACTCACTTATAGACTTTACTCCTCAAATTAAAGACTATTCGGTTAGTCCAGAAGGAGAAAAATTTCCACTTCCCGTTCCTGAAGAGTATGAAAAGGAATTCAAAAGAATTGAAAAACTCGTAAATCAAGCCCGAATAGAAGGAAAAGAAATTGTTGTTGTAATGGGAGTCGGATTCGTTGGAGCTGTAATGGCTGCGATTATAGCAGATACAAAAAACGAAAATGGTAACTACAGTAAATTTGTAATTGGCTGTCAGAGACCAAGCATCCGCAGTTACTGGAAGATTCCTCTGCTCAACAGAGGACAGTCTCCTGTAAAATCAGAAGATAAAGAAGTAGATGAGATTATAAAGCGTTGTGTTCTTGAAACAAAAACATTGGTAGCTACCTACACAAATGACTGCCTGAAACTTGCAGATGTTGTCGTGGTAGATATTCAATGTGATTACATAAAGTGTGAGCTTGGAAACGTCAGATCCGGCGAAGCAGATATGGCTGCACTCGAATCCTCTATGAAAACAATTGGAGAAAACATCCGCCCTGATTGCCTTGTCCTGATCGAGACAACCGTTGCTCCAGGAACTACAGAATTCGTTGCACTTCCACTCCTAAAAAAAGCATTTTACAAGCGTGGAATAGATTCGACCCCTCTGCTTGCACACAGCTATGAAAGAGTGATGCCAGGAAAAGATTATGTTGCAAGTGTGCGCGATTTCTGGAGGGTCTGCGCTGGCTGCAATAACGAAGCAAAAGAAAAAGTTGAAAAATTCTTAAAAGAAGTTATCAATACCGGAGACCACCCCCTGACGGTAATGGACAGGCCAATAGAATCCGAAACTGCAAAAATTATTGAAAATTCATATCGTGCGACAATACTCGCATTCCTCAATGAATGGAGCCTTTTTTCCGAAAGAAACGGTGTGGACGTTATAAAAGTGATAAATGCAATAAAAATGCGCCCGACCCACAGCAATATAATTTTCCCAGGTCCGGGAATAGGCGGCTACTGTCTTCCAAAAGACGGAGGGCTGGGTTACTGGGCATACAAGCACATTCTGGGTTTTGAAGATGGAGATGATGTGTTTAAAATCACTCCAACATCAATCGACGTTAACGATACCAGGGCTCTTCACGTAGCCGAGCTCACAAGGGACGCTCTACGGAATATGGACCGGTATATTGCCGGAGCAGAGGTCCTGATCTGTGGAGCAAGCTACAGGCAGGATGTAGGAGATACCAGATACAGCGGAAGCGAAATTGTTGTAAGGAAACTTACGGAAATGGGCGCTGAGATGCGTGTCCACGACCCATATGTAGACCACTGGTACGAGATGGAAAGCCAGGACACATATCCGGCATCCGGCCAGTCCTGGAAACGTTTCTTTAGAAATCAGGATGGTCTAACAGAGCTGAAAATGAAAAATGAATTCCCAGCAGCTGTTAAAGGCATAGAAGCTCTGATTTTTGCAGTTCCACATGATCAATATTTTACTCTTGAGCCGGAAGCCATTGTAGAAATGGCAGGCGGACCTATTGCAGTTATTGACTGCTTCGGGATATTACCCGACGAAAAAATAAGAAGATATTTCGAACTCGGCTGTGAAGTCAAAGCTCTTGGAAGAGGGCACATCCAGAGGATAAAAAAAGAAGTTCGGGAAAGCAAACTTCAAAAGCAAACTTCAAAAATTTCAACCGTTTCACAAGTTTACAAGAGATGA
- a CDS encoding glycosyltransferase family 2 protein, translated as MTLTIAAMPAYNESESIANVILGCRKYVDKIVVVDDGSLDNTAELAETLGAYVVRHETNKGYGAALNNCFETARKLDAHAMVIIDSDGQHDPHEIPKLLEPLKQGFDLVIGSRFVNGNGKNVPLYRKFGMKVLDIATIMAGGLRVTDSQSGYRAYGKKAIENINLSGSDMSAGSEILLQARDHHLKHTEVEIHCRYDVEDRSSQHPFLHGPKVLFQLLRDMEYRRPLYYFTAPGMFLGTIGMFMGLKFLQTFYLGGSLSFGPTLLMMLLTIVGMFMAFTGIILHAISKMICQIKYS; from the coding sequence ATGACCCTAACAATTGCGGCAATGCCCGCCTATAATGAATCCGAATCAATTGCAAACGTAATCCTGGGCTGCAGGAAATACGTCGACAAAATAGTTGTCGTCGATGACGGCAGCCTTGACAACACCGCCGAGCTCGCTGAAACCCTTGGTGCCTACGTAGTCCGCCATGAAACCAATAAAGGTTACGGAGCAGCATTGAATAATTGTTTTGAAACAGCTCGCAAGCTCGATGCACACGCAATGGTCATAATCGATTCTGACGGCCAGCACGACCCTCATGAGATTCCCAAACTTCTTGAACCCTTAAAACAGGGATTTGACCTGGTAATAGGTTCAAGGTTCGTTAACGGCAACGGTAAAAACGTCCCTCTCTACCGGAAATTCGGAATGAAAGTTCTCGATATTGCAACTATTATGGCAGGCGGTCTTCGCGTTACGGATTCTCAAAGCGGCTACCGTGCCTACGGTAAAAAAGCTATTGAAAATATAAATCTAAGCGGCTCCGATATGTCGGCAGGCTCTGAAATTCTCCTTCAGGCTAGGGATCATCATCTGAAACATACTGAGGTGGAGATCCATTGCAGGTACGATGTAGAAGATCGTTCCAGTCAACATCCATTTTTACATGGGCCTAAGGTCCTATTTCAACTTTTAAGAGATATGGAGTACAGGAGACCCTTATACTATTTTACAGCTCCTGGAATGTTTTTAGGTACAATTGGGATGTTCATGGGACTGAAATTTTTACAAACTTTTTATCTCGGTGGAAGTCTGAGTTTTGGGCCTACATTGTTGATGATGCTACTGACTATTGTCGGAATGTTCATGGCGTTTACGGGAATTATATTGCATGCGATCTCCAAGATGATATGCCAGATCAAATATAGCTAA
- a CDS encoding SDR family oxidoreductase → MENKKVVVTGGMGFIGSHLTEKLLEDNKVTVIDNESTGKIENIKHLLDHKNLTVIKGSIVDLNLTEIFKDKDYVFHLAAIPSVPRSVKDPFSSNSSNVTGTLNVLIAARDTGVKKVIFSSSSSVYGDTPTLPKREDMPINPMSPYAITKATGEMYCRVFQDLYGLPTVSLRYFNVFGPRQDPNSQYAAVIPKFITAILNDESPVIYGDGEQSRDFTFVQNVVDANILSCESDQTGVFNIACGRRITINELVNNINEILNKEIKPEYVSTRPGDIKHSLADISRAKGIGYTPKNEFKEELLGTMSWFKEV, encoded by the coding sequence TTGGAAAATAAAAAAGTAGTAGTCACTGGCGGGATGGGTTTTATCGGCTCCCACCTTACTGAGAAGTTACTTGAGGACAACAAAGTAACAGTCATAGATAACGAATCTACAGGCAAAATTGAAAATATAAAACATCTGCTAGACCACAAGAACCTAACTGTAATAAAAGGCAGCATAGTAGATTTAAATTTAACAGAAATTTTCAAAGATAAAGATTATGTCTTTCATCTTGCAGCTATTCCCAGTGTTCCAAGAAGTGTGAAGGATCCTTTCAGTTCAAATAGTTCCAATGTAACAGGAACACTGAATGTTTTAATAGCTGCAAGAGACACTGGAGTTAAGAAAGTAATATTTTCTTCATCCTCTTCAGTGTACGGCGACACTCCAACTCTTCCAAAAAGAGAAGATATGCCCATAAATCCAATGTCTCCATATGCAATTACAAAAGCAACCGGAGAAATGTACTGCAGGGTTTTTCAAGACCTCTATGGGCTTCCAACAGTTAGTCTAAGGTATTTCAATGTTTTTGGTCCAAGGCAGGATCCTAATTCCCAGTATGCTGCTGTAATTCCTAAATTTATTACTGCGATTTTGAATGATGAGAGTCCAGTGATATACGGGGATGGGGAACAGAGTAGAGATTTTACATTTGTTCAGAATGTTGTTGATGCGAATATACTCTCCTGTGAGTCAGATCAGACTGGAGTTTTCAATATTGCATGTGGAAGGAGAATTACAATAAATGAACTAGTAAACAACATCAACGAAATACTTAACAAAGAAATAAAGCCTGAATATGTTTCTACGAGACCTGGAGATATAAAACATTCCCTTGCAGACATTTCAAGAGCTAAAGGAATTGGATATACTCCAAAAAATGAATTTAAAGAGGAATTGCTTGGAACAATGTCATGGTTTAAAGAAGTTTAA
- a CDS encoding glycosyltransferase: protein MNRDISVIVPVKNGERNIGDCLKAIFNQTITPLEVIVVDGHSTDQTLEIVRKFPVNIFYEDYRTVGGARKVGVEKATGYYVAFTDADCIPETDWLENLIKELKDDIVGVGGATVNIGNGIWEKSIALALDSFLGSANSVQDRTLDVSKTVKSISGCNSLYRKSDLLEIGNFNPCLAFNEDTELNKRLLSIGKILYTPDAKVYHHQDRGLKDFSKRIFLFGQGRAINKLPDLQIVPPIIALICFFLMFISLKAFVFMLILYFSLIFIFDVLIFLKHQKIPYLFSVPIIFILEHLAYTLGFWRGIAKIVGV from the coding sequence TTGAATCGTGATATCTCTGTTATAGTACCAGTAAAAAATGGCGAAAGAAATATTGGTGACTGTCTTAAAGCTATTTTTAATCAAACAATTACTCCATTAGAAGTGATTGTTGTAGATGGTCATTCGACAGATCAAACACTCGAAATCGTGAGAAAGTTTCCAGTAAATATATTTTACGAGGATTATAGAACTGTCGGTGGAGCTCGTAAAGTTGGAGTTGAAAAGGCAACAGGGTACTATGTTGCGTTTACAGATGCTGATTGCATACCTGAAACCGATTGGCTGGAAAATTTGATTAAAGAGCTTAAAGATGATATTGTAGGTGTAGGTGGAGCAACAGTTAACATTGGTAATGGGATCTGGGAAAAATCGATTGCGTTAGCACTAGATTCATTTCTTGGAAGTGCAAACTCAGTTCAAGACAGAACTCTTGATGTCTCAAAAACTGTAAAAAGCATCAGTGGTTGTAATAGTTTGTATAGAAAGAGTGATCTTTTGGAGATTGGAAACTTTAATCCTTGTCTTGCTTTCAATGAAGATACAGAGTTAAACAAAAGGTTGCTCAGTATTGGTAAGATTCTTTATACCCCAGATGCAAAAGTTTATCATCATCAGGATCGCGGATTGAAAGACTTTTCTAAAAGAATATTTTTGTTTGGGCAAGGTCGTGCTATAAACAAACTACCAGATTTGCAGATAGTACCACCCATCATCGCATTAATATGTTTCTTTTTAATGTTCATATCTTTAAAAGCATTCGTTTTCATGTTAATTCTTTATTTCTCACTTATATTCATTTTTGATGTTCTAATCTTTCTAAAGCATCAGAAAATACCTTACTTGTTTTCAGTCCCCATAATATTTATCTTAGAACATTTGGCTTATACACTTGGTTTTTGGAGAGGCATTGCAAAAATAGTTGGTGTTTAA
- a CDS encoding acyltransferase family protein has product MEKKKLFELDYLRALAILLVIFSHIDNFAKSQFIETYDYYFAIIGLTIFFFISGYLLQYNDRIKSKKEISIFLKKKVIRIYPLYCVSILCSLILFGYLSLDSEIVKPFNLNISYINILIHLTGLQGFFPQFHMPGLWFIGIIFLYYISYSIIVYFSKNNQELVMYSILFLFIFFVLKIKYNIISMDFFRYYLVFLIGALSCALTIGNDNKGSFFKKSKLISFISESSYSIYLFHLQILTVVKLCLNSLDLSQSAEGLLLVLLGIPIVIIFSYYIQRLCIRTTKNKKYDTNVNSQIKEISTLGKERTTKRIIISFSLTVSIVLVIFFDLTLSIISKFV; this is encoded by the coding sequence ATGGAAAAAAAGAAACTATTTGAGCTAGATTATTTACGTGCTTTAGCAATTTTATTAGTTATTTTTTCTCATATAGATAACTTTGCAAAATCACAATTTATAGAAACGTATGATTACTACTTTGCTATAATAGGATTAACTATTTTCTTTTTTATTTCTGGATATTTGCTTCAATATAATGATCGAATTAAATCAAAGAAAGAAATAAGTATTTTTCTTAAAAAAAAGGTAATAAGAATTTATCCACTTTATTGTGTATCGATTTTATGTTCTTTAATATTATTTGGCTATCTTAGCTTAGATTCAGAAATAGTAAAGCCATTTAATCTAAATATAAGTTATATAAATATTTTAATTCATTTAACTGGATTACAAGGATTTTTTCCTCAGTTTCATATGCCAGGACTTTGGTTTATCGGGATCATTTTTTTATACTATATATCCTATTCGATTATTGTTTATTTTTCAAAAAATAATCAAGAGCTTGTGATGTATTCGATATTATTTTTATTTATCTTTTTTGTACTAAAAATAAAATACAATATTATAAGTATGGATTTCTTCCGATATTATCTAGTATTTCTTATAGGAGCCTTAAGTTGTGCCCTTACAATTGGAAATGATAACAAAGGTTCATTTTTCAAAAAATCAAAATTAATATCCTTTATCTCAGAATCTTCTTATTCTATATATCTATTCCATCTTCAAATATTAACAGTAGTAAAATTATGTTTAAATTCATTAGATTTAAGTCAATCAGCTGAAGGATTGCTGCTAGTACTGTTAGGAATTCCTATTGTAATTATTTTTTCCTATTATATCCAAAGATTATGCATCAGAACTACAAAAAATAAGAAATATGATACTAATGTTAACTCACAGATTAAAGAAATAAGCACGCTCGGGAAAGAGAGGACGACTAAAAGGATAATAATTTCATTTAGCTTAACTGTATCTATTGTACTTGTGATTTTTTTTGATTTGACGTTATCAATAATATCTAAATTCGTGTAA
- a CDS encoding polysaccharide pyruvyl transferase family protein has protein sequence MDDKKLVLLSGTYTNKGGLAIVYGTLKVLNELGIKTKYIVDPEPSFPDSFYKKFNLTPIYRWSHKFGTGETKSLTLLSSVRPFVHLIRNFSSSQIKQLHGYPIWYIGDSSLNDYGSVLALLGQIINLLSLKLFTGGKLLVNASMGYMRTEIGEFLLKFFLRYVNVFLVRGTASYKNITQRGVPISKVSIVSDMAFFLDKSQTSNTKEMSNIISKSEKPPIALIFKNYSKAENKSMYIHSIKKLANSLKKDYCIFFVPTSYVPYKYENDLEFLNEIGVQNILNISHLDPTEIIEVFTNFKAVITLRLHGAVYSTLAGVPTYHIYEADNSLDVIRDTFGESVPLLHISDFIIGDVEKIHQDVQRLINRKDELSFSMRQCIEENKEKTIETIKNSLKSYF, from the coding sequence ATGGACGACAAAAAATTGGTTTTATTATCTGGTACTTATACAAACAAAGGTGGACTTGCAATAGTCTATGGGACTTTAAAAGTTCTTAACGAATTAGGAATAAAAACAAAATATATTGTTGATCCTGAACCTTCGTTTCCTGATTCTTTTTATAAGAAATTTAATCTAACCCCTATATATAGATGGTCTCATAAATTTGGAACTGGAGAAACAAAATCGTTAACCTTATTAAGTTCAGTTAGACCCTTTGTGCATTTAATTAGGAATTTTTCATCAAGCCAAATAAAGCAACTACATGGTTACCCTATTTGGTACATTGGTGACAGTTCTCTAAACGATTACGGATCTGTACTTGCTTTACTTGGTCAAATAATTAACTTGTTATCACTAAAGTTATTTACTGGAGGTAAATTGCTTGTAAATGCATCAATGGGATATATGAGAACAGAAATAGGCGAATTTTTGTTAAAATTCTTTTTAAGATATGTAAATGTCTTCCTAGTGAGAGGTACAGCCTCTTATAAGAATATCACTCAAAGAGGAGTTCCAATAAGTAAGGTCTCGATTGTAAGTGACATGGCCTTTTTTTTAGACAAAAGCCAAACATCCAATACTAAAGAAATGTCAAATATAATCTCTAAATCTGAAAAGCCACCTATTGCCCTAATTTTTAAAAATTATTCAAAAGCAGAGAATAAGAGTATGTATATACACTCAATTAAGAAACTTGCCAATAGTCTAAAAAAAGATTACTGTATTTTTTTTGTTCCTACTTCTTATGTACCATATAAATATGAGAATGATTTGGAATTTCTCAACGAAATTGGAGTACAAAACATATTAAATATTAGTCATCTAGATCCTACCGAGATTATTGAAGTATTTACTAATTTTAAGGCTGTAATCACGTTAAGGCTTCATGGCGCTGTATATTCTACATTAGCGGGAGTACCCACTTATCATATATATGAGGCTGACAATAGCCTTGATGTCATAAGAGATACTTTTGGAGAATCAGTTCCTTTATTGCACATTTCTGATTTTATAATTGGGGATGTAGAGAAGATACATCAAGATGTTCAAAGATTAATCAATAGAAAAGATGAACTCTCATTTTCTATGAGACAATGTATTGAAGAAAACAAAGAGAAAACAATTGAAACTATTAAAAATTCACTTAAAAGCTATTTTTAA
- a CDS encoding glycosyltransferase family 4 protein encodes MKKTKRKQLKLLKIHLKAIFKVWVQLKILYVLPYDWGAMPQYTAELANAVSKYEEVTVIGSKDINKKYFSERVEIIKTFDNFNFSMNNLKNLFSLKTLKSFFSFRSINIINTINPDIVHLTTPVIPPLSIYISLFKLDTKYKFVYTKHGIFSNSGFKEKILEVYVLGFFEKLINFAKIIVHTQKDKDAFLNLKKANEETVAVIPHGTYSFFKNYGGCYPAEKDCILFFGNIREYKGLKYLIQAIPLILKEIPDLKVIIAGEGDISEFSSFIENNKSVFEVYNEFISDEKVSELFQRTEIVVMPYTKMSGQSGILSVALAFNKPIVSSNVGGINEVVEDGITGFLVPPQNSEALGDAIINILKNDTLLSDMKSNLLDKSQELSWDNIAKIHIELYSKLLSDSPKNN; translated from the coding sequence TTGAAGAAAACAAAGAGAAAACAATTGAAACTATTAAAAATTCACTTAAAAGCTATTTTTAAGGTGTGGGTTCAATTGAAAATATTATATGTGCTTCCATATGATTGGGGAGCAATGCCGCAGTATACAGCAGAACTTGCAAACGCTGTATCAAAGTATGAAGAGGTTACAGTAATAGGAAGCAAGGATATAAACAAAAAGTATTTCTCAGAAAGAGTTGAAATCATTAAAACTTTTGATAATTTTAATTTTTCGATGAACAATTTAAAAAATTTATTTTCATTGAAAACATTAAAAAGTTTTTTCTCATTTAGGAGTATTAATATCATTAATACAATAAATCCTGATATTGTACATTTAACTACACCTGTTATTCCTCCACTTTCCATATATATTTCATTATTCAAATTGGATACGAAATATAAGTTTGTTTATACAAAACATGGTATATTTTCAAACTCGGGCTTTAAGGAAAAAATACTTGAAGTATATGTTCTCGGATTTTTTGAAAAGCTTATTAATTTCGCAAAAATTATAGTACACACTCAAAAAGATAAAGATGCATTTCTTAATTTAAAGAAAGCAAATGAAGAAACTGTAGCAGTTATACCCCATGGAACTTACTCATTCTTCAAAAATTACGGGGGGTGCTATCCTGCCGAAAAAGATTGTATTCTTTTTTTCGGTAATATCAGAGAATATAAAGGGTTAAAATACTTAATCCAAGCTATTCCGCTTATACTAAAAGAGATTCCTGATTTGAAGGTTATAATTGCGGGAGAAGGGGACATTTCCGAATTCTCTTCATTCATAGAAAATAACAAATCTGTATTTGAAGTTTACAACGAATTCATCTCGGATGAAAAAGTATCTGAACTTTTTCAAAGAACAGAAATTGTGGTAATGCCTTATACAAAGATGAGTGGTCAAAGTGGAATTCTTAGCGTGGCACTTGCATTTAACAAACCAATTGTTTCTTCTAATGTTGGTGGGATAAACGAGGTTGTGGAAGATGGCATTACTGGGTTTCTAGTGCCACCTCAAAATTCAGAAGCTTTAGGTGATGCTATAATAAATATCCTAAAAAATGATACTCTTCTTAGCGATATGAAATCAAATCTTCTCGATAAATCTCAAGAACTATCATGGGATAACATCGCTAAGATACATATTGAATTATATAGCAAACTACTCAGTGATTCTCCCAAAAATAATTAA